From a region of the Halomonas sp. HL-93 genome:
- a CDS encoding TonB-dependent receptor family protein, with translation MAGPSWAQTNESEMATLEVTAPRLARELYATPAAVSTLERDAIAQGQQRVRLDESLVRVPGVFLQNRDNFAQGQRIAIRGFGARAPFGVRGITIMVDGIPYTLPDGQAQLDAIDLDSAERIEVIRGPSSVLYGNAAGGVIDVTTGDGRDNPGTSLRAEVGSDGYRKTSLQTGGRQGDWSHHVSLSALNVDGYREQSSSEKYLLNAKLRRELGSERALTAIINLLDNPRSEDPGALNAGEVAEGRDQAAPNSLALDAGQNVDQQLLGLQYEDLAAGPGELYLKGFISQRDFEQQLPYVGDSRLGYQRDYLGASAEYHHEVTLGDLPLSYIAGLEVAQQDDERFRNDVNPQGVVGEQAAEETQTATSTSAFAQGDLALSDQLTLSLGARFDRVELEIDDRYLDDEGGDQSGEKTFNEWSGSAGLSYRYRPQHQVYVNTGTAFETPTFSEFANPAGGGFNAAIEPQKAWNREVGARGYVAPLAMDYDLTLFSVRVDDELVPYEEESGGRTFYQNAGDTDRDGIELALGWQVADQWRLDSALTLARYEFDQFATPSERFDGNRIPGLPEQTWVNQLTWEGLDERFATLETQYTGGMVADNANATEVDSYWLVNLRMGDGWQLGSDTRLNAYVGVRNLFDEEHYANVRLNGTFGRFYEPAPGRSVYGGVEISF, from the coding sequence ATGGCCGGCCCAAGTTGGGCGCAGACGAATGAGTCGGAAATGGCCACGCTTGAGGTAACGGCTCCCCGTCTTGCCCGTGAGCTTTACGCGACGCCTGCCGCCGTTTCCACGTTGGAGAGAGACGCCATCGCCCAGGGCCAACAGCGCGTTAGGTTGGATGAGTCGCTGGTGCGGGTGCCCGGCGTGTTTTTACAAAACCGCGATAATTTCGCCCAAGGCCAACGGATTGCCATTCGTGGCTTCGGGGCCCGCGCGCCTTTTGGCGTGCGCGGTATTACGATCATGGTTGACGGTATTCCCTATACGCTGCCGGATGGGCAGGCGCAGTTGGATGCGATTGATTTAGACAGCGCCGAGCGTATCGAAGTGATTCGAGGCCCGTCGTCGGTGCTCTACGGCAACGCAGCGGGTGGCGTGATTGATGTGACCACTGGTGACGGCCGCGATAACCCCGGTACAAGCCTGCGCGCCGAAGTAGGCAGCGATGGCTACCGTAAAACGTCCCTGCAAACCGGCGGGCGTCAAGGGGACTGGTCGCACCACGTTAGCCTTTCAGCGCTGAATGTTGATGGTTATCGCGAGCAAAGCTCTTCCGAAAAGTACCTATTAAATGCCAAGTTGCGCCGTGAACTGGGCAGCGAACGCGCATTAACCGCCATCATCAATCTATTAGATAACCCACGTTCGGAAGATCCCGGTGCACTGAACGCGGGCGAAGTGGCAGAAGGCCGCGATCAGGCAGCGCCGAATTCGCTCGCCCTTGACGCCGGGCAGAACGTGGACCAGCAACTGCTGGGATTACAGTACGAAGATCTGGCCGCAGGCCCTGGCGAACTTTACCTTAAAGGGTTTATCTCCCAGCGTGATTTTGAGCAGCAACTGCCCTATGTCGGCGACAGCCGCCTGGGCTATCAGCGGGATTACCTGGGCGCGAGCGCTGAGTACCACCACGAGGTGACGTTGGGCGACTTGCCGCTGAGCTATATCGCAGGTTTAGAGGTGGCCCAACAGGATGACGAGCGTTTCCGCAACGACGTGAACCCTCAAGGCGTCGTCGGTGAGCAGGCGGCCGAAGAAACCCAAACGGCAACCTCGACCAGCGCTTTCGCTCAGGGCGACTTGGCGTTGAGCGATCAGCTAACGTTGTCTCTGGGCGCGCGCTTTGACCGGGTGGAATTAGAAATAGATGACCGCTATCTGGACGATGAAGGTGGCGATCAAAGTGGAGAAAAAACCTTTAACGAGTGGAGTGGCTCTGCAGGGCTGAGTTATCGCTACCGCCCGCAGCATCAAGTCTATGTGAATACAGGTACCGCCTTTGAAACACCCACGTTTTCAGAGTTTGCCAACCCGGCGGGTGGTGGTTTTAACGCGGCCATTGAGCCGCAAAAAGCCTGGAACCGTGAAGTCGGTGCACGTGGTTACGTTGCGCCTTTGGCAATGGATTATGACCTCACGCTGTTTTCGGTGCGCGTGGATGATGAACTGGTGCCTTACGAAGAAGAGAGCGGAGGGCGTACTTTCTACCAAAACGCTGGCGATACCGACCGTGACGGGATTGAGCTGGCACTTGGCTGGCAGGTAGCCGATCAGTGGCGGCTGGATAGCGCCTTAACGCTGGCACGCTACGAGTTTGACCAGTTTGCCACGCCTTCGGAGCGCTTTGATGGCAATCGCATCCCTGGCTTGCCCGAGCAAACCTGGGTGAACCAGCTAACCTGGGAAGGCCTTGATGAGCGCTTTGCCACGCTGGAAACCCAGTACACGGGCGGTATGGTGGCGGACAATGCCAACGCAACGGAGGTCGATAGCTACTGGCTGGTGAACTTGCGCATGGGAGATGGCTGGCAGTTGGGAAGCGATACCCGGCTAAATGCGTATGTTGGCGTGCGTAATCTATTCGATGAAGAGCATTATGCCAACGTGCGCCTAAACGGCACCTTTGGCCGTTTCTACGAACCCGCGCCGGGGCGCAGTGTTTATGGCGGGGTAGAGATCAGTTTTTAA
- a CDS encoding glucose/quinate/shikimate family membrane-bound PQQ-dependent dehydrogenase has translation MEERKRAKWPAIVLGLLLIIAGLALAIGGGQLLSLGGSAYYLIAGVAIIASGVLLILRKGAALWLYALILFATLGWALWEVGLDWWQLVPRVAIPCLIGIVLLLPWWRKPLNSRGGSLALALSILVAIGVAVASQLNDPASVEGTIDTQRGEHQETVNPAQIAGDDWPAYGGTNAGTHYSSLDQITPDNIGELEEVWRIETGDEAGPNAPPEITNQNTPLKVNDSLYICTSHSRAMSLDPETGETNWSFDPEISTMGADDFSGWAHMTCRGLAYYDAASYSDSDTDNDADTSNAPELFNDRDNFDIDLAFLLFLSAGNTAEENSTPSMPSAADVMCPRRLYLPTADARLIALDADTGERCDAFGDAGEVDLTRNIGDFDPGGYYSTSPATVTEDLIILGGHVTDNSSTDEPSGVIRAFDVHTGELVWNWDSGNPHNTQPLDDGETYTRNSPNVWAPISVDEDLGMVYLPMGNATPDQYGANRSANDETYSAGLVTLDLESGQVEWVYQFVHHDLWDMDTPAQPVLIDLATEEGTQPAVIQPTKQGSLYVLNRETGEPIVPIEEIPAPLGAVEGDWTSETQPRSALNLLPPPLTEHDMWGASPFDQMMCRIQFRSLRYEGQYTPPSLEGSIVYPGNVGVMNWGGVAVDPERQALFTGAKYLAFVSTLIPREEVEEGQGSASEQGLQVNAGAPYAVKLGPLLSVLGLPCQAPSWGDVAGIDLQESDVAWKHRNGTTRDSMPFDLPIGFEVGVPALGGPLTTGGGVSFLSGTLDQYLRGYDITTGEELFKARLPAGGQATPMTYTGEDGRQYVVVTAGGHGTFGTKMGDYVIGYALPE, from the coding sequence ATGGAAGAACGCAAGCGGGCCAAATGGCCCGCCATAGTACTTGGTTTATTGCTCATCATCGCAGGCCTGGCCTTGGCGATTGGTGGCGGGCAGCTACTTAGTCTGGGGGGCAGCGCTTATTACTTGATAGCAGGCGTCGCCATCATTGCCAGCGGCGTATTACTGATACTGCGCAAAGGTGCTGCCTTATGGCTCTACGCGCTGATTTTATTTGCCACCTTGGGGTGGGCCCTGTGGGAAGTCGGCTTAGACTGGTGGCAACTTGTCCCCAGGGTGGCTATTCCGTGCTTGATTGGCATTGTGCTGCTACTTCCATGGTGGCGCAAACCTCTTAACTCGCGTGGCGGCAGTTTGGCATTGGCGCTAAGTATCTTAGTCGCGATTGGGGTGGCAGTGGCTAGTCAGTTAAATGACCCAGCTAGCGTCGAAGGCACCATCGACACCCAGCGCGGCGAGCACCAGGAAACCGTTAACCCGGCCCAAATCGCCGGTGACGACTGGCCCGCTTACGGCGGCACCAACGCAGGCACGCATTATTCCAGCCTTGACCAGATTACGCCGGATAACATCGGTGAACTGGAAGAAGTTTGGCGTATCGAGACCGGCGACGAAGCCGGCCCTAACGCACCGCCGGAAATCACCAACCAGAACACGCCATTAAAGGTAAACGATAGCCTTTACATCTGTACCTCGCACAGCCGCGCAATGTCGCTGGACCCGGAAACCGGCGAGACCAACTGGTCCTTCGACCCGGAGATCAGCACCATGGGGGCGGATGATTTCTCCGGCTGGGCACATATGACCTGCCGTGGTCTCGCCTATTACGATGCCGCCAGCTATTCAGATAGCGACACCGACAACGACGCTGACACCAGCAACGCGCCTGAGCTATTTAACGACCGCGATAACTTCGATATCGATCTGGCATTTCTGCTGTTTTTGAGCGCTGGCAATACCGCTGAAGAAAATAGCACACCCAGCATGCCTAGCGCTGCCGACGTCATGTGCCCGCGCAGGCTCTATCTGCCCACCGCCGATGCACGCCTGATTGCACTTGACGCCGATACCGGCGAACGCTGCGACGCCTTCGGCGACGCGGGTGAAGTCGACCTAACGCGCAATATCGGCGACTTTGACCCCGGCGGCTACTATTCCACCTCGCCCGCTACGGTGACTGAAGACCTGATTATCCTCGGCGGTCACGTCACCGATAACAGCTCTACCGATGAACCGTCCGGCGTGATTCGTGCCTTTGACGTACACACCGGCGAACTTGTCTGGAACTGGGACAGCGGCAACCCCCATAACACCCAGCCGCTTGACGACGGCGAAACCTACACGCGCAACTCACCCAACGTTTGGGCGCCTATCAGCGTCGATGAAGACCTGGGCATGGTTTATCTGCCCATGGGTAACGCCACGCCCGACCAATACGGTGCCAACCGCAGCGCCAACGACGAAACGTACAGCGCAGGGCTGGTGACTCTCGACCTGGAATCTGGCCAGGTGGAATGGGTGTACCAGTTTGTGCACCATGATCTCTGGGACATGGACACGCCCGCCCAGCCGGTGCTGATTGATCTTGCCACCGAGGAAGGCACCCAGCCTGCGGTCATTCAGCCGACCAAACAGGGCAGCCTTTACGTGTTAAACCGCGAAACCGGCGAGCCGATTGTGCCCATCGAGGAAATTCCGGCACCGTTGGGCGCCGTTGAAGGAGACTGGACGTCTGAAACGCAGCCCCGCTCGGCGCTTAACCTGCTCCCCCCACCGCTCACCGAGCACGATATGTGGGGCGCCTCACCCTTCGACCAGATGATGTGCCGTATCCAGTTCCGCTCGCTGCGCTATGAAGGCCAGTACACACCGCCCTCGCTCGAAGGTAGCATCGTCTACCCGGGTAACGTTGGCGTGATGAACTGGGGCGGCGTCGCGGTGGACCCTGAGCGCCAAGCGTTATTTACTGGCGCCAAGTACCTGGCCTTTGTCTCCACGCTGATCCCCCGTGAAGAGGTCGAGGAAGGTCAGGGCTCGGCTAGCGAACAGGGGCTGCAAGTCAATGCAGGCGCGCCCTACGCGGTGAAACTTGGCCCACTGCTCTCAGTGCTCGGCTTACCCTGTCAAGCGCCCTCATGGGGTGATGTGGCGGGTATCGACCTGCAGGAAAGCGACGTTGCCTGGAAGCACCGCAACGGCACCACTCGTGACAGCATGCCCTTCGATTTGCCGATTGGCTTTGAGGTAGGCGTGCCAGCACTGGGCGGCCCGCTGACCACTGGCGGCGGCGTTTCGTTCCTGAGCGGCACGCTGGACCAGTACCTGCGCGGCTACGATATCACCACCGGCGAAGAGTTGTTTAAAGCTCGACTACCGGCCGGTGGCCAAGCGACCCCGATGACCTACACCGGTGAAGACGGCCGCCAGTACGTGGTCGTCACGGCGGGTGGTCACGGGACCTTTGGTACCAAAATGGGTGACTACGTGATTGGCTACGCGCTCCCTGAGTAG
- a CDS encoding NADP-dependent oxidoreductase has protein sequence MQSRFFTLSRYPEGRPERELFQLETQTLPELTPGEVRIRNRWLSVDPYMRGRMTGLHTYVAPFELGKPMEGGAVGEVIASRDERLKEGVLVGHMGGWRDIAQISSESVQALPDFGVAEQAYLGVLGMPGMTAWTGLNRIAQCQPGDNVLVSAASGAVGSLAVQLAKAKGCHVVGIAGAANKLAWLESLGIEPVSYRDRNAQQLSDAIQLASPKGIDVVFENVGGTCLEAALSQLNEGARIAVCGMIDSYNAKTPMPGPSNLAQLVVRKAKMQGFIVTDHWKYYPDFLKEVAPQVVAGKLDYKETVKEGLENTPDAFLALFDGGNTGKMLVKLD, from the coding sequence ATGCAATCTCGCTTTTTCACTTTGAGCCGTTACCCGGAAGGACGCCCCGAACGCGAGCTTTTTCAGTTGGAAACCCAAACGCTGCCTGAGCTGACCCCGGGAGAGGTCCGCATACGCAACCGCTGGCTCTCGGTCGACCCTTATATGCGTGGCCGGATGACAGGCTTACATACCTACGTGGCACCGTTTGAATTGGGTAAACCCATGGAAGGCGGCGCGGTTGGTGAAGTGATTGCCTCCCGCGATGAACGCCTAAAAGAAGGCGTTTTGGTTGGCCATATGGGCGGCTGGCGTGATATTGCCCAGATTTCCTCTGAGAGCGTTCAAGCACTGCCCGACTTTGGGGTTGCCGAACAGGCCTATCTCGGTGTGCTGGGAATGCCGGGTATGACCGCCTGGACGGGGCTTAATCGCATTGCTCAATGCCAGCCTGGCGATAACGTTTTAGTCAGTGCCGCGAGCGGTGCCGTCGGTTCACTGGCGGTTCAATTGGCAAAAGCAAAAGGCTGCCACGTGGTGGGCATTGCTGGCGCGGCCAATAAACTGGCCTGGCTAGAATCGCTTGGCATAGAACCGGTGAGCTACCGCGACCGAAATGCTCAACAACTTAGCGATGCCATTCAACTGGCCAGCCCCAAAGGCATCGATGTGGTGTTTGAAAACGTTGGCGGTACTTGCCTGGAAGCTGCCCTAAGCCAGTTAAACGAAGGCGCACGGATTGCAGTTTGCGGCATGATTGATAGCTACAACGCCAAAACGCCAATGCCTGGCCCTAGCAACCTTGCCCAACTCGTAGTACGCAAAGCAAAAATGCAGGGCTTTATCGTGACGGACCACTGGAAGTACTATCCGGATTTCCTCAAGGAAGTGGCCCCCCAGGTAGTCGCAGGTAAACTCGACTATAAAGAAACCGTCAAAGAAGGGCTTGAAAACACCCCCGACGCCTTCCTGGCACTGTTTGATGGCGGCAATACCGGCAAAATGCTGGTCAAGCTGGATTGA
- a CDS encoding septal ring lytic transglycosylase RlpA family protein, with protein sequence MAFCFAIAIFTTAVNSALAHDSAADTQEGVASFYSDRFQGATTASGDAFDQQSLTAAHPSLPFGSKVLVKRPDTGQEVEVLINDRGPYVQGRIIDLSKSAARELGMLSRGVAPVMVTRLD encoded by the coding sequence ATGGCTTTTTGTTTCGCCATAGCCATATTCACCACGGCAGTGAATAGCGCTCTGGCCCACGACTCAGCGGCAGATACGCAAGAAGGCGTTGCATCTTTCTACAGTGACCGTTTTCAAGGAGCGACGACTGCTAGCGGCGACGCTTTTGACCAGCAGTCGCTTACCGCCGCACACCCCAGCCTACCTTTCGGTAGCAAGGTCCTTGTAAAGCGTCCCGATACAGGCCAAGAAGTCGAAGTGCTGATCAACGACCGCGGCCCTTATGTTCAAGGACGTATCATTGATCTGTCCAAAAGTGCGGCGCGTGAGCTTGGCATGCTGAGCCGTGGGGTTGCCCCTGTCATGGTGACGCGGCTTGATTAA
- a CDS encoding DMT family transporter — MHPVNPLVVFPRSYSVGAALVAVMLWSVAPLLADYARATPPLQLTALTLLAGALATLPLSRRVNVATCGRVWQLSIWLGIPLLIIGAVSTYFIGMRLAPAAEAALITYTWPVLFVLLSQWSRFGRLRIGGLVGALIAFSGAALLLIPQASGGGGDTALTGYALALLAACCWALYSWLSQVAPVPLTPLLPRLLLIACVIAVAASALLEGHIALPSSEAVLTGMALGLGPYGIAMVAWDKALRWGHTSLVGSLAYGVPILAALLLVVAGMSTLDWRLPVAGALVVVGCLKASR, encoded by the coding sequence ATGCATCCCGTAAATCCACTCGTTGTGTTTCCACGTAGCTATAGTGTTGGCGCGGCGTTGGTAGCCGTGATGCTTTGGAGCGTCGCCCCCCTTCTGGCGGATTACGCCCGCGCAACGCCGCCGTTACAGCTCACGGCGCTGACACTATTAGCGGGCGCGTTAGCCACGCTTCCATTGAGTCGGCGGGTGAATGTCGCGACCTGCGGCCGCGTTTGGCAACTAAGTATCTGGCTGGGTATTCCGTTATTGATCATCGGTGCGGTCAGCACCTATTTTATCGGCATGCGGCTGGCTCCCGCTGCTGAAGCGGCATTGATCACCTATACCTGGCCGGTGCTGTTTGTTCTGCTCAGCCAGTGGAGCCGGTTTGGTCGTTTGCGGATTGGCGGATTGGTGGGCGCATTGATCGCGTTTTCCGGTGCCGCCCTGCTGTTGATACCTCAGGCGTCTGGTGGCGGCGGAGATACCGCGCTAACCGGTTATGCACTCGCCCTCTTGGCGGCATGCTGCTGGGCGCTTTATTCATGGCTTAGCCAGGTGGCTCCGGTACCGCTGACGCCCTTGCTGCCACGCTTGTTGCTGATTGCTTGTGTCATCGCCGTAGCCGCGAGTGCGTTACTGGAAGGCCACATTGCATTGCCCAGCAGCGAAGCAGTGTTGACCGGCATGGCATTAGGTCTGGGGCCTTACGGGATCGCGATGGTCGCGTGGGATAAAGCGCTGCGCTGGGGACATACCAGCTTGGTCGGCAGCCTCGCTTACGGCGTGCCCATTTTAGCAGCGCTGCTGTTGGTAGTGGCCGGAATGAGCACGCTGGATTGGCGGCTACCCGTCGCGGGCGCACTGGTTGTCGTCGGTTGCCTAAAAGCCAGCCGTTAG
- a CDS encoding LysR substrate-binding domain-containing protein, which translates to MRAPTLDLTLLRTLVAIADTGSVTAAAKRLAYTQSTVSMQLQRLETQLALTLHEREGRRLRFTPDGERLLNHARRLLILNDEAWSDMQARQVGGELTLGIPEDYASLLPSVFAYFHQLYPGVGLQVRCGTSGDLVERVKRAELDLALVTRQRNSPGGEVIRREPLIWAVGVNQQPSLTDPLPLALYSPGADVFREIAEEALKNAGRDWRVAYTSQSMAGLAPIVTAGLAVVVVTRSMLTPLLRPLDEASGLPSLPMIELALHRAPHRPSEPARRLGELIREQLAAPIDAWVP; encoded by the coding sequence ATGCGAGCGCCTACGCTGGATCTGACGTTGCTACGCACGCTCGTGGCGATTGCCGATACCGGTAGCGTGACGGCTGCTGCTAAGCGCTTGGCCTACACTCAGTCAACCGTGAGCATGCAGTTACAGCGTTTAGAAACCCAGTTAGCGCTAACGCTGCACGAGCGTGAGGGGCGTCGGCTACGCTTTACACCGGACGGAGAGCGGTTGCTCAACCACGCGCGCCGGTTGTTGATTCTCAATGACGAAGCCTGGAGCGACATGCAGGCGCGTCAGGTGGGGGGTGAGCTGACGCTGGGTATTCCCGAAGATTACGCATCGCTGCTGCCATCGGTGTTTGCCTACTTTCACCAGCTATATCCTGGGGTGGGGTTGCAGGTTCGATGTGGTACCAGCGGGGACTTGGTCGAGCGGGTAAAACGTGCCGAGCTGGACTTGGCGCTGGTGACCCGGCAGCGCAATTCGCCCGGAGGCGAGGTCATTCGACGAGAGCCTTTGATATGGGCGGTGGGTGTCAACCAGCAGCCATCGCTAACCGACCCGTTGCCATTAGCGCTCTACTCACCCGGCGCGGATGTGTTTCGTGAGATAGCCGAGGAGGCGTTGAAAAATGCCGGGCGAGATTGGCGCGTCGCCTACACCAGCCAATCCATGGCGGGGTTGGCGCCTATTGTCACAGCAGGGTTGGCCGTCGTGGTGGTCACACGGAGCATGCTGACGCCGCTGTTAAGGCCACTCGACGAGGCCAGCGGGTTGCCGTCCTTACCGATGATTGAGTTGGCGTTACATCGTGCACCGCATCGCCCATCGGAACCCGCTCGGCGGCTGGGCGAACTGATACGCGAACAGTTGGCAGCCCCAATAGATGCTTGGGTGCCATAA
- a CDS encoding cytochrome b: MHELDHYIYPHRVLHWLVAGAALLSLASGLTLGFLGFERTVSLIGTGLTNVLYTSHKTLGVTILLLMTLRIITRIAFVVPDHDPPLNGFERIVSTSVHHLLYAALVVMPLLGWAATASGGFPVEFFQWHLPGLIGEHPALSEQLFVWHGWLGWAIIVLTTLHVLGALYHWRIKRDSVMTRMSLFD; the protein is encoded by the coding sequence ATGCATGAGTTGGACCACTATATTTACCCGCACCGGGTGCTCCACTGGCTGGTGGCAGGTGCGGCGCTGCTCTCGCTGGCAAGCGGGTTGACGCTGGGCTTTCTGGGCTTTGAGCGAACAGTCTCGCTGATCGGGACGGGGCTCACCAATGTGCTGTATACCAGCCACAAAACCCTAGGAGTGACGATATTGCTGCTGATGACGCTGCGTATTATCACTCGGATTGCGTTCGTGGTACCCGACCACGATCCGCCCCTGAATGGTTTCGAGCGCATCGTTAGCACCAGCGTGCATCATTTGCTGTATGCGGCGCTGGTGGTGATGCCGCTGTTGGGCTGGGCGGCAACGGCCAGCGGTGGCTTCCCCGTGGAGTTCTTCCAGTGGCATTTGCCTGGCCTCATTGGCGAACATCCGGCGCTGTCGGAGCAACTCTTCGTCTGGCATGGCTGGCTTGGCTGGGCGATTATCGTATTGACCACGCTGCATGTGCTGGGGGCGCTTTATCACTGGCGCATCAAGCGCGATAGCGTGATGACGCGCATGAGTCTATTTGATTAA
- a CDS encoding diguanylate cyclase, with translation MHTRVLPLKVCVGLFVLFVGWVACWQPAFASLSTSHDQSRYSLTSHTQLWHSDESLTLNELLERDPPFTRATHKSDLNFGYTPNDIWLRTQIENPTAHSQHWIVEFEYPFLDRVTLNVLREHFSESMISGSAVPREQRALAHRQPVFPLNLAPGETVTLYALVNAAGSKMLNYNLLSEQTFFQQNDRHNFWLATYFGMLLALGLYNLLLFFGLKERVFLYYSLFALGFTVAILTFNGIGTLMFWSALSENTSRLVAIGFTFASTMGTLFAQSFLNTKGFTPRWHRALNYFRGYCSLALLATLVLPIQPALRLMDVTGFMAALLMLICGIYCISQRVPSARIFVLAWSLFLVGACVFALRNLGILPANFITLHGIQIGSAIEMLLLSFALAARFNKLKRQKERAQADMLMTLKRQEAVLEQKVADRTKALELLATRDVLTGLLNRKGLADCAAKALKRSEHTGQPVALFMLDLDLFKPINDQYGHEAGDFVLQQVARRIEHLARAHDHCARFGGDEFIILLEGIADHNTLNEIRHRLNSAIRAPIKLPCGELVSVGVSIGMSVCQGDNKSLESLLREADGQMYDVKARRTDSGIRYGSAQS, from the coding sequence ATGCATACACGGGTTTTACCTTTAAAGGTTTGTGTGGGCTTATTTGTGCTGTTCGTCGGTTGGGTCGCCTGCTGGCAGCCTGCTTTCGCCTCGCTTTCCACCTCTCACGATCAGTCTCGCTATTCATTAACCAGCCACACCCAGCTCTGGCACAGCGATGAGTCGCTTACGCTTAACGAGTTGCTTGAGCGCGACCCTCCGTTTACTAGAGCTACTCACAAAAGTGACTTAAATTTTGGTTACACGCCCAACGACATATGGCTGCGTACCCAGATCGAGAACCCAACGGCGCATTCCCAACATTGGATTGTTGAGTTTGAATACCCCTTTTTGGATCGTGTCACACTGAATGTTCTGCGCGAGCATTTTAGCGAAAGCATGATAAGCGGCAGCGCTGTGCCCAGAGAGCAACGTGCACTTGCCCATCGCCAACCGGTGTTTCCATTAAACTTGGCGCCTGGTGAAACCGTCACGCTGTATGCACTGGTGAACGCGGCGGGTAGCAAAATGCTGAACTACAACCTGCTATCCGAGCAGACGTTCTTCCAACAAAACGACCGGCATAATTTTTGGTTGGCCACCTATTTCGGCATGTTGCTGGCTCTTGGCCTCTACAATTTGCTGTTATTTTTCGGCCTAAAAGAGCGCGTATTTCTGTATTACTCACTGTTTGCGTTGGGCTTTACCGTCGCTATTCTCACCTTTAACGGTATTGGCACGCTGATGTTCTGGAGCGCACTTAGCGAAAACACATCTCGGCTGGTTGCTATTGGGTTTACGTTTGCGTCCACCATGGGCACGCTGTTTGCTCAGAGCTTTCTTAACACTAAAGGCTTCACTCCCCGCTGGCACCGCGCGCTGAATTATTTTCGCGGCTACTGCTCGCTCGCGCTCTTAGCAACCCTGGTGCTGCCTATTCAGCCTGCCCTGCGCCTGATGGACGTCACCGGTTTTATGGCCGCTCTACTGATGCTGATCTGCGGGATTTACTGTATATCGCAACGTGTGCCCAGCGCGCGGATATTTGTCCTGGCCTGGTCACTGTTTTTAGTCGGGGCCTGCGTGTTCGCGCTGCGCAACCTAGGTATTTTGCCCGCAAATTTTATTACCTTGCACGGCATTCAAATTGGTTCCGCCATAGAAATGTTGCTGTTGTCATTTGCTCTCGCTGCTCGCTTTAATAAGCTAAAACGGCAAAAAGAACGTGCCCAGGCGGATATGCTGATGACGCTCAAACGCCAGGAAGCCGTGCTGGAACAGAAAGTCGCCGACCGTACGAAAGCGCTTGAGCTTCTTGCCACGCGAGACGTGTTAACCGGACTGCTGAATCGAAAAGGCTTGGCCGACTGTGCCGCAAAAGCGCTCAAACGCAGCGAGCACACGGGGCAACCGGTGGCACTGTTTATGCTTGACCTGGATCTTTTCAAGCCGATTAATGACCAGTATGGGCATGAAGCGGGGGATTTTGTGCTGCAGCAAGTGGCCAGGCGTATTGAGCATTTGGCACGTGCCCACGACCATTGTGCCCGCTTTGGTGGCGATGAATTCATTATACTGCTCGAAGGCATCGCCGATCATAATACGCTCAATGAGATACGCCATCGCTTAAATTCGGCAATTCGCGCGCCCATTAAACTACCCTGTGGCGAGCTGGTCAGTGTCGGCGTGAGTATTGGCATGAGTGTTTGCCAGGGCGACAATAAAAGTTTAGAGAGCCTGCTGCGGGAAGCCGACGGCCAAATGTACGACGTTAAAGCCCGCCGAACCGACAGCGGCATTCGCTATGGTTCGGCTCAGTCTTAA